A portion of the Strix uralensis isolate ZFMK-TIS-50842 unplaced genomic scaffold, bStrUra1 scaffold_460, whole genome shotgun sequence genome contains these proteins:
- the LOC141938951 gene encoding histone H3.3A, whose amino-acid sequence MARTKQTARKSTGGKAPRKQLATKAARKSAPSTGGVKKPHRYRPGTVALREIRRYQKSTELLIRKLPFQRLVREIAQDFKTDLRFQSAAIGALQEASEAYLVGLFEDTNLCAIHAKRVTIMPKDIQLARRIRGERA is encoded by the exons ATGGCCCGTACCAAGCAGACGGCTCGGAAATCCACCGGCGGGAAGGCGCCGCGGAAGCAGTTGGCCACCAAAGCCGCCAGGAAAAGCGCCCCCTCCACGGGGGGCGTCAAGAAACCCCATCGCTACAG GCCCGGCACGGTGGCCCTCCGGGAGATCCGGCGATACCAGAAATCCACGGAGCTACTGATCCGTAAACTGCCCTTCCAGCGCCTGGTCCGGGAGATCGCTCAGGATTTCAAGACCGACCTTCGTTTCCAGAGCGCTGCCATCGGGGCTCTGCag GAAGCCAGCGAAGCGTACCTCGTGGGCCTCTTCGAGGACACCAACCTCTGCGCCATCCACGCCAAGAGGGTCACCATCATGCCCAAGGACATCCAGCTGGCGCGGCGTATCCGCGGCGAACGGGCTTAG
- the SELENOW gene encoding selenoprotein W isoform X2 has protein sequence MAEPLRVSVLYCGAUGYSPKYQQLKQELERRFPGALEVSGQGTREVTGWFEVTVGGRLVHSKKNGDGFVDSDAKLQRIMAAIKSLLP, from the exons ATGGCCGAGCCGCTCCGCGTCTCCGTGCTCTACTG TGGAGCCTGAGGCTACAGCCCCAAG TACCAACAGCTCAAGCAGGAGCTGGAGCGGCGCTTCCCGGGCGCGCTGGAGGTG aGCGGCCAGGGGACGCGGGAGGTGACAGGATGGTTTGAGGTGACGGTGGGCGGACGCCTGGTCCACTCCAAGAAG aacgGCGACGGCTTCGTCGACAGCGACGCCAAGCTCCAAAGGATCATGGCCGCCATCAAATCCCTCCTGCCGTAG
- the SELENOW gene encoding selenoprotein W isoform X1, whose protein sequence is MAEPLRVSVLYWFGVRIPLTPPRSGAUGYSPKYQQLKQELERRFPGALEVSGQGTREVTGWFEVTVGGRLVHSKKNGDGFVDSDAKLQRIMAAIKSLLP, encoded by the exons ATGGCCGAGCCGCTCCGCGTCTCCGTGCTCTACTG GTTTGGGGTCCGCATCCCACTGACCCCCCCCCGCAGTGGAGCCTGAGGCTACAGCCCCAAG TACCAACAGCTCAAGCAGGAGCTGGAGCGGCGCTTCCCGGGCGCGCTGGAGGTG aGCGGCCAGGGGACGCGGGAGGTGACAGGATGGTTTGAGGTGACGGTGGGCGGACGCCTGGTCCACTCCAAGAAG aacgGCGACGGCTTCGTCGACAGCGACGCCAAGCTCCAAAGGATCATGGCCGCCATCAAATCCCTCCTGCCGTAG
- the LOC141938955 gene encoding gap junction delta-2 protein-like: MGEWTILERLLEAAVQQHSTMIGRILLTVVVIFRILIVAIVGETVYEDEQTMFMCNTLQPGCNQACYDKAFPISHIRYWVFQIILVCTPSLCFITYSVHQSAKQRERRYSFLYPLLDPKKPKTLNGLLPPSPDGGAKEEPDAFEAKELPGPPPRPPRSSKTKRQEGISRFYVIQVVFRNALEIGFLAGQYFLYGFNVPAIFECDRYPCVKEVECYVSRPTEKTVFLVFMFAVSGVCVLLNLAELNHLGWRKVKAAVRGVRARRKSLGEGRKKDLSPPAPAPALGRTQSSESAYV; encoded by the exons ATGGGCGAATGGACCATCCTGGAGCGGCTGCTGGAGGCGGCGGTGCAGCAGCACTCCACCATGATCGGCAG GATCCTGCTGACGGTGGTGGTGATCTTCCGCATCCTCATCGTGGCCATCGTGGGCGAGACGGTGTACGAGGACGAACAAACCATGTTCATGTGCAACACGCTGCAGCCGGGCTGCAACCAGGCGTGTTACGACAAAgccttccccatctcccacaTCCGCTACTGGGTCTTCCAGATCATCCTggtgtgcacccccagcctctgctTCATCACCTACTCGGTCCACCAATCGGCCAAACAACGCGAGCGCCGCTACTCCTTCCTCTACCCGCTCCTcgaccccaaaaaacccaaaacgctCAACGGCCTCTTACCCCCCAGCCCCGACGGCGGCGCCAAGGAAGAACCTGACGCCTTCGAGGCCAAGGAgctccccggccccccgccgcggccccctcGCTCCTCCAAAACCAAACGCCAAGAGGGAATTTCCCGTTTTTACGTCATCCAAGTGGTTTTCCGCAACGCTTTGGAAATCGGTTTCTTGGCCGGGCAGTATTTCCTCTACGGTTTTAACGTCCCGGCTATTTTCGAGTGCGATCGTTACCCTTGCGTCAAGGAGGTGGAGTGTTACGTCTCGCGTCCCACCGAAAAGACcgtttttttggttttcatgttCGCCGTCAGCGGCGTCTGCGTCCTCCTCAACCTCGCCGAGCTCAACCACTTGGGGTGGCGCAAGGTCAAGGCCGCCGTCCGCGGGGTCCGAGCGCGGCGTAAATCCCTGGGGGAAGGGCGGAAAAAGGACCTTtcgcccccggcccccgcgcccgcGCTCGGCCGGACGCAATCCAGCGAGTCCGCCTACGTctga